The window GGATCTCATTTTTCAGCCAGATCTCTTGCGCCACTGGCATTAGACCACGTAACTCCGGAATATCCCACAGGAGCACCCGATTAATCGCTGCTGTAATGTGGGAAAGAATACTGCCAACCCCAGTGATTTCTTCTTGAAAGTGAAGCTGCCTGGTACCAAATTGGACGATGACAGCCTTTTCAGTTCCTTCTAAATGAGTTTGATAGTCCTGGGGTAGCTTGATGTAAAAGTGGACCTGAACCCGGTAAGCATACTGGCGATCCAGGCCACGCACGTCCTCTTCCAACTGGTCCTTATCAAACAGTCGGGAATTCAGGACACCAATCTTTTCCTGAGTGGTTTGATTAAAGTAAAGCGGCAGGGGCCTGACTTTCTCTGCATTAAAGAATTTCAAGTAAACAGGAAATTCATCCGTTAGAATCTCGTTCTCCACCACGGCCCGGGTCAGTCGTTGCAGAAAGGAAGGCGTGAGATACTCTGGGGGGGAGCCTGCGGGTGCGTTTTCCCCAGAGGCCGGTCTACTCTGCTTTAAGCCTGCCTGAAATTCGATCCGGCTGATTTCTCGCTGCACTTTGCGAGATAACTGCTCGATCTTTTCTTGCTTGAGTTGCTCATCCAGGCCATCGAAGTGCTCCTGCAAACAAATTTGAATGGCCGCCTGAATCAGATTGTGCTGGTGTTCTTCTGAAGGGGACTGGTTCCCGCCCCTCGGACCCACAGGGTAATGGATAAATTGCTCATAGAGATGCCGAATATCTTCCCCTCGAAATCCCCAGGTCTGATCCGTGATCGTATCCACCAATTGCTGTAACAGAGCTTCTTCAGCATGGGCTGGCAAGCCTAATTCTTGCCGCTCCAGTACGGTTAAACCAGAAAACTTACGCAGAGCCCGATGTTTTTCCGATCGCGTCAGGATGGCCGGTACAGGTTTGCTGGTGGACTGGAGATGGGGTTTGCGGTTTTCCAGGCGATATTGTTGTAGCGAAGCCAAGATCTGGGTTAAGCGTCTCAGGGTCAGAACGGGTGCATTGGGTTCCACCTCTTTGGGATAGAGATCGGTATAGACCGATCGCAACACCCGCCGCACAAAGATACGATTCTTCTCCAGCCCCCATTGCTTGGCAATACTACTTTCATTGGGTTTTCCCTGGGGGTCGTCAGCGGTTATCCCCAGGTCTGTCAGGCTTAAGAGATATTTGTAGACAGATTTATAGCGTTCTTGATCCTCATCTTCCTGATAAGTCCCATCCGTTGCCCGTTCAGGGGTAACGGTGCCAGAAGGACGGCTATCAGCAGCAGGATTTTTCTTTTGCTTTGGCATAGTCACATCAAGGTAATAGTTCTGCCTGTTTCCCCCAAGGGTTGCCAGTTAATCCCGCCAAACATCTGATATACAGACACCAGTTCTCCATATTAATCTGTTATCAGGATTATGTACAAATTTAATGTTTAAGTTATTACCTATACAAAGTACATTTTGTACTTAAAAATAGTAAAGCTTTAGCAAAAAAAGCTGATATACCACGAACGAAAATATTGCATCTAATCAATAGCTCTGTTACTATGGCTTCAGATAACCTGAACCACAGAATTTCATAGGAAGCTTTAAGCGCTGTAAGTCAGGTAAAGAAGGGTCAACAGGAAGTGAGGGCCTGTTCAATAATTCCAAGACCGCGACCCGGATGGACTGTAATGTGACTGTTGCTCTGTCTTTCCATGGTTTAGCAAAAAGGGATATGACCATGAACCCAATTTCCCTCTCTAAGCTCTATTTACAAAATAGAGATCAAATTCATCTTGCATTGACCCTGCCCAGGATCTCCTCCCAAGCTGACGTTAACTTCCTTAGCAAACCCCATCTCCAGGGACTTTACCCACTCAATCAGCAAGAAATCTGGATCATTGAAATGCCAGAAATTCTGGTTTTGCTGGTGATGTTGCAACTGGAAATCTGGGCATCTACAGGCTATGGAAAAATCCATATTTCCAGCCAAATGGTCAAACAGAACAAAAATCAAGTCATTCTGGAAGCTGGGACCAGTCATGTGGGTTATCTAGCAGAGGAAGATAGAAATAACGCTCAATCTATTAGTCATTACTTGTACAAATATTGGAAGTATAACTGTTCAAGTTGAACCGTTCTGGAGCTATATTTTAGTGGTTTTCTGGGCCTGTCACAGAATTTACCCCAACATCAAGGCTTAATTTTAGGTCAGATCCTCTTTTTGTCTGATCAGTTTGTATCTTTGCCAGTGCTGTGATTCATGAAATTTGCTAGTCCCTGACAGGGACTAACCCATCATTGATCCCTGTTTGACGTATGAGAGTTACGCAGCAGGTAGAAGTAAGGTCTCAACCACCTCCTTCTGCCTGCTTTTTGTTTGTCGGGCAATTCCAAATTGACTTCGCTTCTTAAAAGGGTATTCCCATGTCAGTTCTTCCCCAACCTGAGCCTCAAGAGTCAACCCAACTTCAACCCATCTATCTAAAGTCTGGTCGCAAATCAGTCATTCCTGTTCCCGGTAGCCCTGTTCCCAAATGGCTGCTCACCCTTCTGGCCGGATTGATCGCGACCAGCACTGCCACAGGTCTGTCTGTCCTCTTGGTCCGGCAGGTCTCTGGACAATACCTCATGACTGCCAGAATTCAGCTCGACCAGGCTAAAAGTGCAGCCGAGGATCGCAACTTTGTTAGGGCAGCACGCCCCTGCCACACAACCGTGGTTCAAATCTATTTACCAGAAGAAACCCAGGAATTTTGTGCCCCACTAGCTTCCAAGATGATGGACGCGGCGGAACAAAAGGTCATCCACTGTGACCTGGAAGAAGCCATTCAATTACTCGATATTTTGCCGCCCCAGAGCCCGGATTATGGGCAAGCCAAAATCAGAAAGAAGCTACTGCAGCAGGATCAGGAATACCTGGAGCGGCATCAGCATCTGGCCCGCAATGCCCAGAACAGAGGAGATTGGAAAACATTGCAGGCCGAACGGTTGAAACTGGAGAAAAAAAGAGCCTATCGTCCCTGCCTGCAGGCAGAGATTCAGGAATGGATAGGGGCAGAGGCGGAACTCCAAAAAGCGGCCCAGGAACGCCTGGATCGCGATCGTCGATCGCTGTTAACCGTTGGCATGCTGATGGCCTTCGCCTTCATCATCCTGAAAATAAGCTTCTGAGCAAACAATTGAACCCCTTACCGCTTCAGAGATCGCAGAGCCCCGGCATTACAATCCCGCAGCCAGTTTTTCACCGCACCAGCAATAATGCCATCGCTGGTATCTTCCGGAGGGGATGGGGGTTTACCCGCCGGGTAAGCGCCAATGCGGGAAAACATCATCGACAACTGCCAACCCTGCCGGGTCTGCACCAGAAAGAGCCAGTGGAACACCTGAATATCCACGATCGTAGTGCCCACATACTCCCGCTCCAACGTCGTGATAAAGATCTGTTTCAGCTCCTCCCCGCTGGGGGGGGCACCATAGCGCTCACGACTGACAGGAAGGGGCTCAAACTCTGGTCTGCCCGCCACAATCACGTAGGCAGCCGGATTGGGGGTACGACGGCGATTACGGGCCTGCTGAGAAACCCGGTTGGCATAACTGGGTAGATCCTTGAGCAGCAACCCCGTCAGGATCTCCACATCAGATGGACAGGCTGAGACAGGAACTGTAATTGGCACAGGTGGTGCCGCGATCGCAGGGACCGAGCCCAATCCCAGGAGCAAACTTCCCAGAACCATGAGCAGATGATAGTTACGCAAGGGTGGCCAGTTCCTCCCCAATCCGGTTGAATGCAGCCACCGGATCAGGGGCTGCCGTAATCGGACGCCCAATGACCAGATAGCTGGCTCCTGCCTGCAAAGCCGCCGCTGGCGTCAGCGATCGGGTTTGGTCCCCTTGCTCAGCCCAGGTAGGCCGGACCCCAGGACAAACCAGCAAAAAGTCTGCTCCACAGGTTTGCCGCAGTTGAGCCACTTCTTCAGGAGAGCAGACCGCTCCTGGTAAACCGCACTCCTGGGCCAGGAGTGCCATTTGCAGCGCGTATTCAGGCAATTCTAGAGGAACTTTCAGATCAAAGGCTAAGGCTCTGGAGGAGAGACTGGTCAGCAGGGTGACCGCGATCAGATTGGGCACAGGGGCACCCGCAGGGGTTGCCTCCAGGACGGCAGCCTGTGCTGCTCGCAGGGCCACTTTTCCGGCAGCGGCATGAACCGTGATCAGGTCTACCCCATAGCGGGCTGCCGATCGACAGGCCCCGGCCATGGTATTGGGGATGTCATGGAATTTGAGATCCAGGAAAATCCGCTTGCCCCGCTCTTTCAAGAGGGGCAGGATGGCTGGCCCACTGCTCACGAACAGTTCCAGCCCCACCTTCCAAAAGCTCACCTCAGGTAGGCGATCGACCAGCGCCATGGCCCTGGCCTGATCGGGCACATCCAGAGGCACAATAATCCGGTTCTTCATCGTTGCTTTCCCATGGCTCATGGAGCTGTCCTGCTGACTGTCCTAAGGAATAAACCGGACAAATTTGTTTTTACCCACCTGCAAGATCCGGTCATAGAGATCCTGAGGGGTTTCAAAGACTAGATTGGCATCGCTGATTCGATCGCCATCCAGCCGCACTGCCCCATTTTGAATCTGACGACGGGCATCGGAGCTCCCGCTACATAGTTTAGCGGCACTTAATAGATAGAATAACTTGGCCGGGAAATTCACCTCTGCCAGGGAAAACTCTGGCACCGCATCCGCCTGGGCCGTTCCCCCCTGAGTCAGAGAAATCGCTGCCACCTGAGCCTGTTGGGCTGCTGCCTCCCCCCGAAACTGGGTTACCACATCCAGAGCCAGTAATTTCTGGCGATCGCGGGGATTTTCCGGCAACTGGGCTAGATCCTGACTGGTCAACAATTCAAAGTACTGCTGCACCAGATTGTCCGGAGTCTTCTCTAGCTTGGAGTACATGGTCAATGGATCTTCCAATAGGCCAACATAGTTGCCCAGGGACTTGGACATCTTCTGTATCCCATCCGTTCCCAGTAATAGGGGCAGCAGCAGGCCAAATTGGGGCGTTTGTCCAAAATGACGCTGCAGATCTCGTCCAACTGCAATATTGAATTTCTGATCCGTTCCCCCTAACTCCACATCAGACTGAACAGCCACGGAGTCATACCCCTGCATCAGGGGATAGAGAAACTCATGCAGGTAAACAGGATTGCCCTGCTCATAGCGCTCGGCAAAGCCTTCCTTCGCCAGCATCTGGCCCACCGTCATTGTCGCCAGTAGTTCCAGAATCTGGGCCAGGTCCAGTTTAGACAACCACTCTGAGTTATAGCGAATCTCCAACTTCTCGTCAGAGAAATCCAGGATGGGGCGAATCTGCTCCAGATAGGTTTCAGCATTTTGCTTGACTTCTGCCGGAGTCAGTTGTTTCCGAACTTCCGACTTGCCCGTGGGATCCCCAATCTGAGCCGTAAAGTCACCGATGATGACCACAGCTTTGTGGCC of the Leptolyngbya sp. 'hensonii' genome contains:
- the pyrF gene encoding orotidine-5'-phosphate decarboxylase, encoding MKNRIIVPLDVPDQARAMALVDRLPEVSFWKVGLELFVSSGPAILPLLKERGKRIFLDLKFHDIPNTMAGACRSAARYGVDLITVHAAAGKVALRAAQAAVLEATPAGAPVPNLIAVTLLTSLSSRALAFDLKVPLELPEYALQMALLAQECGLPGAVCSPEEVAQLRQTCGADFLLVCPGVRPTWAEQGDQTRSLTPAAALQAGASYLVIGRPITAAPDPVAAFNRIGEELATLA
- the tyrS gene encoding tyrosine--tRNA ligase; protein product: MIDSQSFSWLRRGISEIFPDQADSDHPQENLLKRLIQTDRPLRIKLGIDPTGAEIHLGHSIQFRKLRAFQDAGHKAVVIIGDFTAQIGDPTGKSEVRKQLTPAEVKQNAETYLEQIRPILDFSDEKLEIRYNSEWLSKLDLAQILELLATMTVGQMLAKEGFAERYEQGNPVYLHEFLYPLMQGYDSVAVQSDVELGGTDQKFNIAVGRDLQRHFGQTPQFGLLLPLLLGTDGIQKMSKSLGNYVGLLEDPLTMYSKLEKTPDNLVQQYFELLTSQDLAQLPENPRDRQKLLALDVVTQFRGEAAAQQAQVAAISLTQGGTAQADAVPEFSLAEVNFPAKLFYLLSAAKLCSGSSDARRQIQNGAVRLDGDRISDANLVFETPQDLYDRILQVGKNKFVRFIP